GGACATCGCGACGCTTTCCGCGCAGGGACAAGCCCTCGCGCTGAAACCGGACGCCGCCTACAAGGCGCAGTTCGATGGAACCGCAGCGCACGTGAAGCGCGCGCTCGCCACGCTCGACGCCTACTACCGCCGTATCGGCGACGACACGGCGCTCGCGAGCTTCGCGCAGATCCGCGCGGCGGCGAACGAGGCGATCGAGCGAAACGCGTCGCCGTCGTCGCAAACGTCCGCCGATGCATCCGCCGGTAACGACACGACGCTCGATGCCGCGCTCTCGCTCCTGCGCCTGAACGAAGACCAGCGCGCGCAGCACGCGCTCGACGCAAGCCGCGCCGACCAGCGAATCTCGACGCTGTGCGTCGCCGCGTTGTGCGCGCTCAACATCGTGTTGTTTCTGCTGCTGTTTCGTAATCTCGGCATTCAACTCGATAAACAGGACCGCGTGCAGAAGGAACTCATCACGCAGCAGGAAGAACTGGATCGGCTCGTTTTCGAACGCACGCGTCAACTGGAGGCGCTTGCCTGGCATCTGCAATCCGTCAGCGAAGACGAGAAAACGCAGCTCGCGCGCGAACTGCATGACGAACTCGGCTCGATTCTGACGGCGAGCAAGATGGACGTCGCGTGGGTGCGCGGCAAGCTGCGTGAATCGGAACCGGCGATGGCCGAGAAACTGTCGCGCGCCATCGGCAATCTGGATCAGGGCATAGCGCTCAAGCGCCGCATCATCGAGGACATGCGGCCGACCGTGCTCGCGAACTTCGGTCTCGTGACCGCGCTGCGTTCGCTCGCCGACGAAGCCGCGCAGCGCAACGGCTGGACGCTCGAAGCCAGGCTGCCGGAGGACGACGTCAAGCTCGGCGAAGCCGTCGAGATCGCCCTCTTTCGCGTCGCGCAAGAAACGCTCACCAACGCCGCGAAGTACGCGCGTGCGAGTCGCATCTGTATTGCGTTGACGCTCGATTCGGCGAATGTGGCGCTCGATATCTCCGATGACGGCGTTGGCATCCGCCCGCAGGATTTGAAGCGCACGCAGACGCACGGACTCGTCGGCATGCGGCAGCGCGTGTCGGCGCGCGGCGGGCGCTTCGAGATAGAGCGCGCGACGCCGCACGGCACGCGCATTCGCGTGTCGATGCCGCGCGATCGCGTACACGGCGACACAGCGGCAGCGCCGACGCGCGCCGCCGCGTAGGACGATGCTGACGTCAAATGCGGAGTCCGCCGACAAAAAAAACACATCAGTGCCTACAGCGCGCGCTCGGGCGCTTTTTTAAGATTATTCACACCGGTGAGGCCCATCGAACATGCAGCGGCCAATCCAGACACTTCACTTCAAGGGGATTGAACATGACTCGAATCATCGCTTTGCTGCTGATCGCGGGCACCGCTGCGCTGGCAGGTTGCAACACCATCTCGGGCGCAGGTCAGGACCTTTCGAAGGGCGGCCAGGCTATCTCGAACTCGGCGGAAGAGCATAAGTAAGCCGACGGGTTCACAAGAAAGAAGCGTAGTCTCCTGTCTCCCGCCGCGATTCGCGGCGGGATTTTTTCGTGCGTGCGAAAAGAAGAAACCCGCCCGATAGCTCGGGCGGGTTTCTTTTCGGCTCGACGAAATGTTTCTTACTGCGTGTCCGGCAACTCCAGCGCCGGCGTTTGCGTGTTGCCGCCTTGCGCGACCAGCACGCGAATCTTGTCGGGCACAACCTGCGACAGCGCATTGCCCGAAGGCAGCGTCGTCACGAGCCAGTCCGCATTGTTGCCGAGATCGAACGAAGCGGACTTGTACACCGGCGTCTTCGAACCCGGCAGCGTCGCGATCAATTGATACGTGCCGCCCGAGACGTAGATCGAGTCCTGCGTGCTCGCCGGCACCGCGCTCTTGAACGCGACGCCCGCCATCGTCGGGCTGACGGCCGTGATGTCCGTGCCCGGCGCAACCAGATACAAGTCGAGATTCTGCGCGTTCGCCGATGCGTTGAAGCCGCGCACGCGCGCGCTCGTCGAGAGCAGGCCCTT
This Caballeronia sp. LZ062 DNA region includes the following protein-coding sequences:
- a CDS encoding sensor histidine kinase, translating into MSHSPNAALPGITPDHPPPAPETSPSKRAGITRFNEWMHRYSWAVAMTVAIVITVGGLVILESGRMRIAAEYETALDAKSATAQLSALAADIATLSAQGQALALKPDAAYKAQFDGTAAHVKRALATLDAYYRRIGDDTALASFAQIRAAANEAIERNASPSSQTSADASAGNDTTLDAALSLLRLNEDQRAQHALDASRADQRISTLCVAALCALNIVLFLLLFRNLGIQLDKQDRVQKELITQQEELDRLVFERTRQLEALAWHLQSVSEDEKTQLARELHDELGSILTASKMDVAWVRGKLRESEPAMAEKLSRAIGNLDQGIALKRRIIEDMRPTVLANFGLVTALRSLADEAAQRNGWTLEARLPEDDVKLGEAVEIALFRVAQETLTNAAKYARASRICIALTLDSANVALDISDDGVGIRPQDLKRTQTHGLVGMRQRVSARGGRFEIERATPHGTRIRVSMPRDRVHGDTAAAPTRAAA
- a CDS encoding entericidin A/B family lipoprotein gives rise to the protein MTRIIALLLIAGTAALAGCNTISGAGQDLSKGGQAISNSAEEHK
- a CDS encoding DUF4397 domain-containing protein produces the protein MKPIRTVTALAAVASILSACGGSSDDVGKELGLTQAQVHFIHAIPSGPNVDFYDNGNVLQPNLGYKTVTNFANIGTGQHNFAYAAVNTTTTLASDSSISNAAKGHEYTVVALPDAGLVPSIAVIDDPFDKGLLSTSARVRGFNASANAQNLDLYLVAPGTDITAVSPTMAGVAFKSAVPASTQDSIYVSGGTYQLIATLPGSKTPVYKSASFDLGNNADWLVTTLPSGNALSQVVPDKIRVLVAQGGNTQTPALELPDTQ